One segment of Bacteroides caecimuris DNA contains the following:
- a CDS encoding Dps family protein, giving the protein MKTLEFIKLNESGANNVVASLQQLLADFQVYYTNLRGFHWNIKGHDFFVLHSQFEKMYDDTAEKVDEIAERILMLGSTPANKFSDYLKVANISEVDKVSNGEQALNNILQSISYLIGEERKILPIASQAGDEVTVSMMSDYLKEQEKLVWMLTVYNSK; this is encoded by the coding sequence ATGAAGACTTTAGAATTTATCAAATTGAATGAATCGGGAGCAAACAACGTAGTAGCATCTTTGCAACAACTATTAGCAGACTTCCAAGTGTATTACACCAATCTCCGCGGTTTCCACTGGAATATCAAAGGACATGATTTCTTTGTTCTCCACAGCCAATTTGAAAAGATGTATGATGACACTGCCGAAAAGGTGGATGAAATTGCAGAACGTATCTTAATGTTAGGCAGCACTCCTGCCAATAAATTCAGCGATTATTTGAAAGTAGCGAATATCAGTGAAGTAGATAAGGTGAGCAACGGTGAACAGGCACTGAACAATATCCTTCAGAGTATCAGTTATCTGATTGGTGAAGAACGTAAAATCTTGCCTATCGCCTCTCAAGCCGGAGATGAAGTAACCGTTTCGATGATGAGCGATTATCTGAAAGAACAGGAAAAACTAGTTTGGATGCTGACGGTTTATAATAGCAAATAA